One genomic segment of Brassica napus cultivar Da-Ae chromosome A3, Da-Ae, whole genome shotgun sequence includes these proteins:
- the LOC106445804 gene encoding high-affinity nitrate transporter 3.1 — MCTPPFISNIKSQQTKAYSSSLSKYSDSRISMAIHKSLFASLLICLLFQISHGATKERLFSDLEKGALEVTAKPSREGVLDAGIDKLSITWKLSSTATKEAEFTTIKVKLCYAPVSQVDRPWRKTENELFKDKSCPHKIITRAYDKSPQSFEYTLERDIPTGTYFVRAYAVDAKDHEVAFGQSTNEAKSTNLFSVQAISGRHKSLDIASICFSVFSVLALLVFFVNEKRKAKIEQSK; from the exons ATGTGCACCCCACCTTTCATATCAAACATAAAAAGTCAGCAAACAAAGGCATattcctcttctctttctaaATATTCAGATTCAAGGATCTCCATGGCTATTCACAAGAGCCTCTTCGCTTCACTTCTAATCTGCTTACTGTTCCAAATTAGTCATGGTGCTACCAAAGAAAGGCTCTTCTCTGACCTGGAGAAAGGTGCACTTGAGGTCACCGCTAAGCCCAGCCGAGAAGGCG ttttggaTGCCGGAATTGACAAGTTGAGCATTACATGGAAGCTAAGCTCGACAGCTACAAAAGAGGCTGAATTTACGACCATCAAAGTAAAGCTATGCTACGCTCCGGTCAGCCAAGTTGACCGACCATGGCGCAAGACCGAAAATGAGCTCTTCAAGGACAAAAGCTGCCCACACAAGATCATTACCAGGGCCTATGATAAATCCCCTCAATCATTCGAATATACCCTCGAACGCGACATCCCTACCGGGACCTACTTCGTTCGTGCCTACGCAGTTGATGCCAAAGACCATGAAGTTGCCTTTGGACAGAGCACGAACGAGGCCAAGTCAACCAATCTCTTCAGCGTTCAGGCTATCAGTGGTCGCCACAAGTCCTTGGATATTGCCTCCATCTGCTTCAGCGTCTTCTCTGTCCTGgctcttcttgtcttctttgtCAACGAGAAGCGGAAAGCCAAGATAGAGCAGAGCAAATGA